In Labrus bergylta chromosome 1, fLabBer1.1, whole genome shotgun sequence, one genomic interval encodes:
- the prmt9 gene encoding protein arginine N-methyltransferase 9 encodes MPNANARPKHGRRPRRRRREDPARNELVSSSLESAQQCLFNQDYGTAFVHYLLVLNLAPAFKDFAKESFRFTLFKWTEELDSVGRIQDLFDCYEQALELFPADEVILNSMGEHLFRMGFRDEAAGHFHKALKLRPDFPEARENFHRVANWLVERWHFLMLNDHGRNQKYQQAIQKAVQSGCNTVLDIGTGTGILGMCAKKAGAAEVYACELSKTMYELACEVLTANGMDGSIKIIHMKSLEMEVPKDIPQRVSLVVTETVDAGLFGEGIIESLIHAWHHLLLPPQNGENEFQEPSATGRVIPAGATVFGMAVESLEIRRHHRFCVSELGGISMAAAGELRSPVSCSAEPDESMEPYTTERLSRLPRGYKALTEPFTALHIDFNNVQELEGLSSRPVQRIFLPVTQEGELDALAVWFQLHLDKESSLSTGPQEDTCWEQAIYPVHITDGFVLKPQDELIVEVSCRDSFLRLSSVAVLRDGHEIGLDKRLDSPYPENPISTQNPEAELCSALACLQTDQDKTKEFSMLECAEMALLNNQDYHLSFCTALGKLISQLKVQYQTQEPGSDGQSNPSDLYVLDVSEGFSLLSLIAASHGHVKAYSSVEKKKQQEVLKRLAGSNNIPEKQLEFWLNHTEDEQGMLKRPSREKLWSAIILDCVETCGLIRQKLMEKASLARCLLEEGGRIFPEKIVVHGMLVESDTLLLESAVQGQEPTLGFNIAPFINQFTVPVHVFLDFSTLEGRHLSESVELFVLNLMDAHANYTNREVKVQVTATGRVTAVPFWYNIYLDQEISVSTLSNNSHWKQAAAVLQQPLEVQAGDWVCLAVKLHKSTISISARIENTP; translated from the exons CTTGTCCTCAACCTTGCACCTGCATTTAAGGACTTCGCTAAG GAGTCTTTCAGGTTCACTCTCTTTAAATGGACAGAAGAGCTGGACTCTGTGGGACGCATTCAGGACCTCTTTGACTGCTATGAACAAGCGCTGGAACTGTTTCCTGCTGATGAGGTTATCCTAAATAGCATGGGGGAACACCTCTTCAG GATGGGCTTCAGGGACGAAGCGGCAGGTCATTTCCATAAAGCATTGAAGCTGAGACCTGACTTCCCAGAGGCCAGGGAGAACTTCCACCGTGTGGCCAACTGGCTGGTGGAGCGCTGGCATTTTTTAATGCTCAATGACCATGGGAGGAACCAGAAGTACCAGCAAGCCATTCAGAAAGCTGTTCAGAGCGGCTGCAACACTGTACTTGACATAGGTACTGGCACTGGGATCCTTGG TATGTGTGCTAAGAAGGCTGGGGCGGCTGAGGTGTACGCCTGTGAACTGTCAAAGACCATGTATGAACTGGCCTGTGAGGTGTTGACAGCTAATGGAATGGATGGAAGCATCAAAATCATCCATATGAAATCTCTAGAGATGGAAGTACCAAAGGACATCCCACAGAG GGTGTCCCTGGTGGTGACAGAGACGGTGGATGCAGGATTGTTTGGGGAGGGAATTATTGAGAGTCTTATTCATGCCTGGCATCACCTCCTGCTACCTCCACAG AACGGTGAGAATGAGTTCCAGGAGCCGTCGGCAACAGGACGGGTCATCCCAGCTGGAGCCACAGTGTTTGGAATGGCTGTTGAGAGCCTCGAGATCCGCCGGCATCACAG atTTTGTGTGTCAGAATTGGGAGGTATATCCATGGCTGCAGCAGGGGAACTCCGCAGCCCGGTGAGCTGTAGCGCTGAGCCCGATGAGTCCATGGAGCCGTACACCACAGAGAGACTCAGCAGACTGCCAAGAGGATACAAAGCTCTCACGGAGCCATTCACGGCGCTCCACATCGATTTCAACAACGTGCAG GAACTGGAGGGGCTGAGCTCCAGACCAGTTCAGCGGATCTTCCTGCCTGTGACCCAGGAGGGGGAGCTGGATGCTCTGGCCGTCTGGTTCCAGCTCCACCTGGACAAGGAGAGCAGTCTGTCTACCGGACCGCAGGAGGACACCTGCTGGGAGCAAGCCATCTACCCAGTCCACATCACAGACG GTTTTGTCCTGAAACCTCAAGACGAGCTGATTGTTGAAGTCTCCTGCCGGGATTCCTTCCTCAGGCTCAGCAGTGTGGCCGTGCTGAGAGACGGCCATGAAATCGGTCTCGACAAGCGTCTAGATTCCCCGTATCCAGAAAACCCCATCTCGACACAAAACCCAGAGGCAGAGCTGTGCAGTGCACTCGCCTGCCTTCAGACTGACCAGGATAAAACCAAAGAATTCTCCATGCTGGAATGTGCAGAGATGGCGCTCCTGAACAACCAGGATTACCATCTGAGTTTTTGCACCGCGTTGGGCAAACTCATCTCTCAACTGAAGGTTCAATACCAAACTCAAGAGCCAGGATCAGATGGTCAGTCAAACCCCAGTGACCTCTACGTCCTGGATGTGTCAGAGggcttctctcttctctctcttattGCCGCCAGTCACGGCCATGTAAAAGCGTACAGCTCtgtggaaaagaaaaagcaacagGAAGTCCTAAAGAGGCTGGCTGGTTCCAATAACATCCCAGAGAAGCAGTTAGAGTTCTGGCTCAACCACACAGAGGATGAGCAGGGCATGTTGAAGCGGCCGTCCAGAGAGAAGCTGTGGAGCGCAATCATCCTGGACTGTGTGGAGACCTGTGGCCTCATTAGACAGAAGCTGATGGAGAAAGCGTCACTGGCCAG GTGTCTGCTGGAGGAAGGAGGGCGAATTTTCCCAGAGAAGATCGTGGTGCACGGTATGCTGGTGGAGTCGGACACGTTGCTACTGGAAAGTGCAGTCCAGGGTCAGGAGCCAACGTTGGGATTCAATATTGCTCCTTTCATCAACCAGTTCACT GTACCTGTCCATGTGTTTTTGGACTTTTCCACACTGGAGGGCAGGCATCTCAGTGAGTCTGTGGAGCTATTTGTTCTCAACCTCATGGATGCCCATGCAAACTACACCAACAGAGAAGTAAAG gtcCAGGTCACGGCTACTGGAAGAGTAACTGCAGTTCCCTTCTGGTACAACATCTACCTCGACCAGGAGATCAGTGTCAGCACCCTCAGCAACAACTCTCACTGGAAGCAGGCGGCCGCAGTGCTGCAGCAGCCGCTGGAGGTGCAAGCCGGGGACTGGGTCTGCCTCGCTGTGAAGCTACACAAGAGCACCATCTCCATATCAGCCCGTATAGAGAATACCCCCTGA
- the tmem184c gene encoding transmembrane protein 184C translates to MPCSFGNWRRWIRPLVVVLYILLLLVVLPLCIWELQKSEAGIHYKAWFIAGIFVFMTIPISLWGILQHLVHYTQPELQKPIIRILWMVPIYSLDSWIALKYPGIAIYVDTCRECYEAYVIYNFMTFLLNYLENQYPSLVLMLEVQEQQKHLPPLCCCPAWPMGEVLLLRCKLGVLQYTVVRPVTTVIALICELCDVYDEGNFSSTNAWTYLVIFNNMSQLFAMYCLVLFYRALREELSPIKPVGKFLCVKMVVFVSFWQAAFIALLVKVGIISEKHTWEWQSVEAVATGLQDFVICVEMFLAAIAHHFSFTYKPYIQEAEEGSCFDSFMAMWDISDVRADISEQVRNVGRTVMGRPRKSYFGEAESDGERSGLLSPGSQDVITEAASNPVSPNGQYQGLGRTLAPHSLSAPAGLGSALWDEGYEAQPEETPEEEKTDQTKEPAEADLIVIT, encoded by the exons GCTGGCATTCATTATAAAGCATGGTTCATCGCTGGAATATTCGTCTTCATGACCATCCCTATATCGTTATGGGGCATACTGCAGCATCTGGTTCACTACACTCAGCCTGAGCTTCAGAAGCCTATAATCAG GATATTATGGATGGTCCCAATTTACAGTTTGGACAGT TGGATTGCTTTAAAATACCCCGGCATTGCAATTTACGTGGACACATGCAGAGAATGCTATGAGGCCTACGTCATCTACAACTTCATGACCTTCTTGCTGAACTACCTGGAAAATCAGTACCCGAGCCTGGTGTTGATGCTGGAGGTCCAGGAGCAGCAGAAACACCTGCCccctctgtgctgctgtccGGCCTGGCCAATGGGAGA GGTGTTGCTGTTGAGATGCAAACTTGGAGTGCTGCAGTACACAGTTGTTAGACCTGTCACAACAGTCATTGCCTT GATCTGTGAGCTGTGTGACGTGTATGATGAAGGCAATTTTAGTTCCACAAATGCATGGACATACCTGGTCATCTTCAACAACATGTCACagctg TTTGCCATGTATTGCCTGGTGCTGTTCTACAGAGCTCTCAGAGAGGAACTGAGTCCAATCAAACCAGTGGGCAAATTCCTATGTGTCAAAATGGTGGTGTTCGTCTCTTTCTG GCAAGCTGCGTTTATTGCTTTGTTGGTGAAAGTGGGCATCATCTCAGAGAAGCATACATGGGAATGGcagagtgtggaggctgttGCCACTGGCTTACAG GACTTTGtcatctgtgtggagatgttcctGGCAGCCATTGCTCATCACTTCAGCTTCACCTACAAGCCTTACATCCAGGAGGCCGAGGAGGGTTCTTGCTTTGACTCTTTCATGGCAATGTGGGACATCTCGGATGTCAGAGCAGACATTTCTGAACAAGTCCGCAATGTTG GAAGAACAGTCATGGGCCGTCCCAGGAAATCCTACTTTGGTGAGGCAGAGAGTGACGGAGAGAGATCTGGCCTGCTCTCTCCGGGCTCCCAAGATGTCATAACAGAGGCGGCATCCAACCCTGTTTCTCCCAATGGTCAGTACCAGGGCCTGGGCAGGACCCTGGCACCGCACTCTTTGTCAGCTCCTGCTGGACTCGGCTCGGCCTTGTGGGATGAAGGATACGAGGCTCAACCTGAAGAGAcccctgaagaagaaaagaccGACCAAACCAAAGAACCAGCAGAGGCAGATCTCATTGTGATTACCTAG